In Streptomyces sp. 71268, the DNA window TGGCCGTGGGCGCTGTCGACGTGCCCGCTGCCCGCCGCCAGCGCGGAGCACGTCACCTGGGCGTCCGCGGCCAGCAACCCCAGGTCGGCCAGGGCCGCCGCGCAACCCACCACGTCCGCCAGCGCGTCGTGCGCGCCGACCTCGTGGAAGTGCACCTGCTCCGGCGTCGTGCCGTGCACCCGCGCCTCGGCCTCCGCGAGCAGTTCGAAGACCCGGCGCGCGAAGCGGGCGACATCGGGCGCGAGGCGCGCGGCGGCGAGCAGCGCGAGCACCTGCGGCAGACGCCGGGCCCGATCGGGGACGGACGGCTGTTCCACGTGGGCCCGCAGGCAGGCGAACCCACCGCGCCGCGCGGGCCGGGTGCGCACCGCGAGGCCGGGCACGTCGAGGGCGGCCACCGCGTCGGCCACCACGCGCGGGTCGGCCCCCGCGTCCACCAGCGCGGCCAGCAGCATGTCGCCCGCGACGCCGGCGGTGCAGTCCAGGTGCGCCGCCCGCACCGGCGCGCCGTCCACGCCCGCCGGCGCCGACGCGCCCGGGGCCGCCTCGGTGCCCGGCGGCCCCTGCGGCTCGGCCGTGTCGCAGGGCTCCGGGGCGGCGGGCACGGCCGGTGGCGCGGAGCCCTGCCGGGGCTCGGCCACCGGGCGGGACCCGGCGCGCGGGGGAGCCTGCGGCGGCTGCGGCGCGGTGGGCGCCGGTCGCTCCGTGGGCGTGGTCGAGGCCGGCCCCGCCTCGGGGGGTTCGCTCATCGCGTGCGTCTCCATGTCGTGTCGCGGCCCGCTGTCCACGCGGGCCAGTGGCGCCTGGTACGCCTCGTCCGTCCCGGGCCGAGCGGGCCCCGCGCCCAGCGGCCGCGCGCCGTGGGCCGGACCCGGCTCAGTCACCGTGCACCGCGTTGATCACCTTCGCCGCGTGGACCGCGGCCCCGAAGCCGTTGTCGATGTTGACGACCGTCAGGCCGGGCGCGCAGGCGGAGAGCATCGAGCCCAGGGCGGTGACGCCACCCGACGCCACCCCGTACCCCACGCTCGTGGGCACCCCGACCACCGGCGCGCGCAACAGTCCGGCCACCACGCTGGGCAGGGCGCCGTCCATGCCGGCTACGACGAGCGCGCAGTCGACGTCGTGCAACCGTGGCAACTGCGCGAACAGCCGGCCGATACCCGCGACGCCCACGTCGTCCACGAGCGTGGCCCCCACCCCCAGCGCCGCCAGCGTGGCCAGGCACTCGCGCGCCACCGGCAGGTCGCAAGTTCCGGCCGTCAGCACGCCGACCCTCCCGCGCGGCGGCGGCAGCGGGCCCACCGTGACCGTCCGCGCCACCTCGTCCACGCGTACGGGGTCGGTGCCGAACGCGGTGGGCGCGGCGGCCAGCACCTCCTTCGGGCACCGGGTTGCCAGGGCCGGCGCGCCCGGGTCACCCGCGCGCAGCTCGGCCAGCAGCCGCAACGTCTGGGCCACCGTCTTGGCCTGCGCGAACACCACCTCCGGCACCCCGGTCCGGTCGCGCCGCGCCACATCGAGCCTGGCGTAGTCGGCCACCCGCAGGGCCTCGGTCTCGCTCACGAGGCGCCCTCGACCACCGCGCGCGGGGCGCCACCCTGCCGCGGGCCGGCGGGCCGCGGCACGAGAGGGCCGGCGCGCCCCGTACGGCACCGCCCGGGGCCGGGCCCAAGACCAGGTCCGGCGTGCCCCGGCCCGAGGCTCACGGCGCCGGAGCGGTAGCGGGCCACCGAGCCCGGGCCGAGCCGCGTCGCCACCGCCACGCGGCGCAGCAACGCGCCGGCCCGCTCCGGCCGCCCGTCGAGCCAGTCGTACGCGGGCGGCCCCAGCTCGACACGGAAGTCCGCCGCCAGAAGTCGCACCCGTACGTCGGTGACCGGTACGCGGCCGGCCGCCAGCTCCGCGCGGACCAACTCCTCGGCCCGCTCCACCAGCGCGAGCCGCTCGCGCGTCACCGGCACCCCGACCGCCACCCGCGACGAGAGGCAGGGCGTGCCCGGCTTCTCCGCGACCGACAGTCCCCACGCGGCGGCCACGGCGCGCACCTCGCGCTTGCCCAGGCCGGCGTCGGCCAGCGGCTCGGCGACGCCGAGTTCCGCCGCCGCGCGCAGCCCCGGCCGGTGCGCGGCCCGCCGGTCGTCGCGGTGCGTGCCCGTCGCGACGCCGTGGAACCCGCGCTCGGCCGCCACGTCGGCCACGCGCGCCAGCACGGTGCGCTTGCAGAAGTAGCAGCGGTCCCCGGAATTCTCCCGGTAGCCGGGGACCGTCCACTCGTCGGTGGCCACCACGACTAGCTCGGCGCCGATCTCCGCCGCCGCGCGCCGGGCGCCGCGCAGTTCGTCCCTGGCCAGAGCCGGGGAGTCCGCGATGACCGCGAGTGTGCCCGTACGACCCCAGGTCCGTACCGCGGCGGCGAGGACCACCGTGGAATCGACGCCGCCGGAAAACGCGACGGCCAGGGGGGCGTGCCCGGACAGACTCGAAAGCAGGGCGGCCGCCCCGGGGATGTGCCCGGTTCGTTGCTCGCTCCCGCTTTCGCTTTCGCCTTCGCCGAGCATCGTGCTCTTGCGCGTCAAGAATCCGCGCCTTTCTCCTCAGGAGTGATCGGTGGCACGTTCGGCGGCGACTCGGGCCGCGCGGCACCGCGCGGGGCGGGCGCCGACGACGCACGCCGCGCCTCCGCCGTCGGGTCGCCGCCCGGGTCGCCCACTGTCAGTCGGCCGCCGGGCGTCGGTCGCGCGCCCTGTCAGGTCCGCAGTCCGGCCTCGGCGAGGTCGCGGCCGGTCTCGATCCATTCCGCGATCTGCCGCAGGGTGAGGTCGCGGGTGACGTCCTCGTCGCTGACCCGCAGGCCCGTGCGTTCCGCGAGCACCAGGGAGAATTCCAAAAGGGCGAGGGAATCCAGCTCCAACTCCTCAAGCGTGGCTTCCGGGCGCAGTACGGCCTGGTCCACCTCGAACTGTTCGGCCAGAATTTCCGTGATGACGCCAAAGGCATCGCTCATCGATGTGCACTCCTCGCCTGGTGGTGCTGCGCGTTCTCAAAGCGCTGTGCGCGCGGCCTCAAGTGTCCCGACAGGGGCGGGACATGAACAAACCGGCCGGCGATCTTTCACTCATTTGCAGTCGTGGCCCGGAACGCGAAAACGAAAAGCATATCGAGCGACTTTCACGCGCGATCGTCGTCGGCGGCGAGGAGCGCGGGTCCCGTATCGAGACGACGAAGGCCCTTCGCTTTTCCCGGGCGGTGTTGTACGATTTCCGTCGTAGTACGGCGGATGGCAAAATACGGCGCGCCCCTGCCGTGCCCCGCCGTTCGGAGCAGCGTGAGGAGCAGCCGTGGCAACTCAGCAGGCCCCCGCCCCGTCGGGCCGGGTACTCGACCACCCGGACGTCGACGAGATCCGCCTCGAACACGTGCTGCACGCGCTGTCCGACCCCATGCGCCTGCGCATCGTGTGCCGGCTCGCCACCGACGGCGGCGAGCTGGCCTGCTCCGTCTTCGACCTGCCGGTGAGCAAGTCCACCTGTACCCACCACTTCCGCGTGCTGCGCGAGAGCGGCGTCATCCAGCAGATCTACCGCGGCACCGCCAAGATGAGCCTGCTGCGCGAGCAGGAGCTGGAGCGCCTGTTCCCCGGCCTGTTGGACAGCGTGCTGACCGCCGCCCACCACCAGGAACAGCGCCTGGCCGCGCGCTGAACCACGAGCCCCGCCGCGGCCGACCGGGCCGACGGCGGGGGCCCCGTGCCCTCAGGGCCGGGCGCGCGCCGCGTCCAACAGCCCCTCCCAGTCGGGGATCTTGACCTGCGCACGCCCCAACTCCCGGCCCAGCGCGGCCTCCGCCTCCTCGATCCGCAACCAGCCGGGCCACTCCACCGGCTCCTGGCCCAGCCG includes these proteins:
- the larC gene encoding nickel pincer cofactor biosynthesis protein LarC, whose product is MSEPPEAGPASTTPTERPAPTAPQPPQAPPRAGSRPVAEPRQGSAPPAVPAAPEPCDTAEPQGPPGTEAAPGASAPAGVDGAPVRAAHLDCTAGVAGDMLLAALVDAGADPRVVADAVAALDVPGLAVRTRPARRGGFACLRAHVEQPSVPDRARRLPQVLALLAAARLAPDVARFARRVFELLAEAEARVHGTTPEQVHFHEVGAHDALADVVGCAAALADLGLLAADAQVTCSALAAGSGHVDSAHGQLPVPVPAVLRIAARHGLALAAGELTGERTTPTGAALVAAVATPGPMPAMTVRAVGVGGGGRDTAEGPNITRVVLGEALDVPSAAVSGEVVVVESTVDDLDPRLWPSVLDALRAAGAWDCWTIGTVGRRGRPGRLVTALCAAEVRPAVTDVLLRHTTTLGVRWSVQRRTTLPRRVVTVAVGPPGREQYVPVKIADVPGGEVTVQPELADAERAARALGWPVRQVCAAAISNYLREPPARAVPRQPPGHT
- the larB gene encoding nickel pincer cofactor biosynthesis protein LarB, which produces MSETEALRVADYARLDVARRDRTGVPEVVFAQAKTVAQTLRLLAELRAGDPGAPALATRCPKEVLAAAPTAFGTDPVRVDEVARTVTVGPLPPPRGRVGVLTAGTCDLPVARECLATLAALGVGATLVDDVGVAGIGRLFAQLPRLHDVDCALVVAGMDGALPSVVAGLLRAPVVGVPTSVGYGVASGGVTALGSMLSACAPGLTVVNIDNGFGAAVHAAKVINAVHGD
- a CDS encoding ATP-dependent sacrificial sulfur transferase LarE; amino-acid sequence: MTRKSTMLGEGESESGSEQRTGHIPGAAALLSSLSGHAPLAVAFSGGVDSTVVLAAAVRTWGRTGTLAVIADSPALARDELRGARRAAAEIGAELVVVATDEWTVPGYRENSGDRCYFCKRTVLARVADVAAERGFHGVATGTHRDDRRAAHRPGLRAAAELGVAEPLADAGLGKREVRAVAAAWGLSVAEKPGTPCLSSRVAVGVPVTRERLALVERAEELVRAELAAGRVPVTDVRVRLLAADFRVELGPPAYDWLDGRPERAGALLRRVAVATRLGPGSVARYRSGAVSLGPGHAGPGLGPGPGRCRTGRAGPLVPRPAGPRQGGAPRAVVEGAS
- a CDS encoding acyl carrier protein — its product is MSDAFGVITEILAEQFEVDQAVLRPEATLEELELDSLALLEFSLVLAERTGLRVSDEDVTRDLTLRQIAEWIETGRDLAEAGLRT
- a CDS encoding helix-turn-helix transcriptional regulator, with the protein product MATQQAPAPSGRVLDHPDVDEIRLEHVLHALSDPMRLRIVCRLATDGGELACSVFDLPVSKSTCTHHFRVLRESGVIQQIYRGTAKMSLLREQELERLFPGLLDSVLTAAHHQEQRLAAR